One window of the Shewanella cyperi genome contains the following:
- a CDS encoding class I SAM-dependent methyltransferase produces MTGLFRCPLCALPLHAHQASGGWYCDGKHHFDKREPGFWGFAKPAKGKVQGDSRAELRAKHFLLESGILMPAITALAETVTGLAGTDGTLKALDFDCGDGYFSRALAAALPKTLALELQAVTEAENAAFAAAKAKGPAGISYASLKSLPYADGAFDMLWLMDKALKGKDGLRVLKQGGLLVNLAQGPRHLWQLRQYIYGDLSEKPFVANLPAGMTLVSERAVSFTLDLKPEAALVLLEMTPYAWRLKDAMRHQILRGDFSALELDYRIVVAQKA; encoded by the coding sequence ATGACAGGTCTGTTCCGATGCCCCCTCTGCGCTTTGCCATTGCATGCCCACCAGGCATCGGGCGGCTGGTATTGTGATGGCAAACACCATTTCGACAAGCGTGAGCCGGGCTTCTGGGGCTTTGCCAAACCCGCCAAGGGCAAGGTGCAGGGCGACAGCCGCGCCGAGCTGAGGGCAAAGCATTTCCTGTTGGAGTCAGGCATTTTAATGCCCGCCATCACGGCCTTGGCCGAGACAGTTACCGGGTTGGCTGGAACCGATGGCACCCTCAAGGCATTGGATTTTGATTGTGGTGATGGCTATTTCAGCCGGGCCCTGGCCGCGGCTTTGCCCAAGACCCTGGCGCTGGAGCTGCAGGCGGTGACAGAGGCTGAAAATGCGGCCTTTGCCGCGGCCAAGGCCAAGGGACCCGCCGGGATAAGCTATGCCTCCCTCAAGTCCTTACCCTATGCCGATGGTGCCTTCGATATGCTGTGGCTGATGGATAAGGCCCTCAAGGGCAAGGATGGTTTAAGGGTATTGAAGCAGGGCGGATTGCTGGTGAATCTGGCCCAGGGGCCAAGGCACCTGTGGCAACTGCGGCAATATATTTATGGCGATTTGAGTGAAAAGCCCTTTGTGGCCAATTTGCCCGCCGGGATGACACTGGTGAGTGAGCGTGCTGTCAGCTTCACCCTGGATCTCAAGCCCGAGGCGGCTTTGGTATTGCTGGAAATGACGCCCTATGCCTGGCGCCTCAAGGATGCCATGCGTCATCAAATATTGCGGGGAGATTTTTCGGCTTTGGAACTGGATTACCGGATAGTGGTGGCGCAAAAAGCCTGA
- the plsY gene encoding glycerol-3-phosphate 1-O-acyltransferase PlsY, with translation MIVTAYLAGSVSSAILVCRLRGLPDPRSQGSGNPGATNVLRIGGASSAAMVLLFDMLKGAIPSWVAYKLGIESVWLGVIAIAACLGHIFPIFFGFKGGKGVATAFGAIAPIGGTLAILLVITWLVLVFISRYSSLAALLTAFLAPIYTWWLDDRFTLPVAMLSTLIVIRHKDNIQRLLRGEESKVSRKRRS, from the coding sequence ATGATAGTCACGGCCTACCTGGCAGGCTCAGTGTCCAGTGCTATCTTGGTCTGTCGCCTGCGGGGATTGCCGGATCCGCGCAGCCAGGGCTCAGGGAATCCCGGCGCCACCAACGTGTTGCGTATCGGCGGCGCCAGCTCCGCTGCCATGGTACTGTTATTCGATATGCTCAAGGGCGCCATCCCCAGCTGGGTGGCCTATAAGCTCGGCATAGAATCCGTTTGGCTGGGGGTGATCGCCATCGCCGCCTGCCTGGGACATATCTTCCCCATATTCTTTGGTTTCAAGGGCGGCAAGGGTGTAGCCACCGCCTTCGGTGCCATAGCCCCAATTGGTGGTACCCTGGCAATCTTGCTGGTGATCACCTGGCTGGTGCTGGTATTTATCAGCCGCTATTCCTCGCTGGCGGCGCTGCTGACGGCATTTCTGGCTCCCATCTATACCTGGTGGCTGGACGACAGGTTTACTCTGCCGGTGGCCATGCTGTCGACCCTGATTGTCATCCGCCACAAGGACAACATTCAGCGACTGCTGCGGGGTGAAGAAAGCAAGGTGTCCCGTAAACGCCGCAGCTGA
- the dnaG gene encoding DNA primase, with protein MAIPRDFINDLIARTDIVELIDRKVPLKKAGKNYSACCPFHSEKSPSFTVSRDKQFYHCFGCGAHGNAIDFVMEYERLEFVDAIEELAGQLGLDVPREQGSGPRRDEGLSRDLYQLMEEAALFYQSQLRQHADRQRVQAYLDKRGLSAEVISDFGIGFAPEGWGGLLGRYRQNQDALDKLLTAGMLIENDGGKRYDRFRDRLMFPIRDRRGRVIGFGGRVLGDGTPKYLNSPETPIFHKGNELYGLYELKQKHRDPQRVLIVEGYMDVVALAQFGLDYAVASLGTSTTAEQFQLLLRSAKEVVCCYDGDKAGFEAAWRALDTALPLLKPGDRVKFMFLDQGEDPDSLVRKIGKDAFEEQIAQAQSLQDYLFATLTDKYGADKGNLAKQAIALIEKIKDTVLANLLLEDLAHKLGMNSSEDLKKKLGLQTKPASQALGQKGLKGRGTPLRLAIALLVQHPALGQGLPKQPALEHLKMAGIELLNLLLELTRPQAINSAQLLEQFRESEHWNPLKKLAQWEHQVADENLQQEFRKALIWLNNQYIEQRYQELSMKPDLTREEKLQLQKLITVMKGLK; from the coding sequence ATGGCAATACCCCGTGATTTCATCAATGATCTGATAGCCCGCACCGACATAGTCGAGTTAATCGACCGCAAGGTGCCCTTGAAAAAGGCGGGTAAAAATTACTCGGCCTGTTGTCCTTTTCATAGCGAAAAATCACCCTCCTTTACCGTCAGTCGCGACAAGCAGTTCTACCATTGCTTCGGCTGTGGCGCCCATGGCAATGCCATCGACTTTGTCATGGAATATGAACGGCTTGAATTTGTTGATGCCATAGAAGAACTGGCTGGCCAGCTGGGCCTGGATGTGCCCCGCGAGCAGGGCTCAGGCCCCCGTCGCGATGAAGGCCTGAGCCGGGATCTGTACCAGTTGATGGAAGAAGCTGCGCTGTTTTATCAGAGTCAGCTCAGGCAACATGCCGACCGCCAGCGGGTCCAGGCCTATTTGGACAAGCGCGGTCTGTCTGCCGAGGTCATCAGCGATTTCGGCATCGGCTTTGCCCCCGAAGGCTGGGGCGGCCTGCTTGGTCGCTATCGCCAGAACCAGGACGCCCTGGACAAGTTGCTCACTGCCGGCATGCTGATTGAGAATGACGGCGGCAAACGCTACGACCGCTTCCGCGATCGGCTGATGTTCCCCATCCGCGACCGCCGCGGTCGGGTTATAGGTTTCGGTGGTCGGGTATTGGGGGATGGCACGCCCAAGTACCTTAATTCGCCGGAAACCCCGATTTTCCATAAGGGCAATGAGCTTTACGGCCTTTATGAATTGAAACAAAAACACCGGGACCCTCAGCGGGTTTTGATAGTCGAAGGTTATATGGACGTGGTGGCCCTGGCCCAGTTCGGACTCGACTATGCGGTGGCGTCGCTCGGCACTTCCACCACGGCGGAGCAGTTTCAGTTGTTACTGCGCAGCGCCAAAGAAGTGGTTTGTTGCTACGACGGTGACAAGGCCGGTTTCGAGGCCGCCTGGCGGGCATTGGATACCGCACTGCCGCTGCTCAAGCCCGGTGACAGAGTCAAGTTTATGTTTTTGGATCAGGGAGAAGATCCCGATTCACTGGTACGCAAGATAGGAAAAGACGCCTTTGAGGAACAGATAGCCCAGGCACAATCGCTGCAGGATTATCTGTTTGCCACCCTCACGGACAAATACGGCGCCGACAAGGGCAACCTTGCCAAACAGGCCATTGCCCTGATTGAAAAGATTAAAGACACAGTGCTTGCCAATCTGCTGCTGGAAGATCTGGCCCACAAACTGGGCATGAACAGCAGTGAGGATCTTAAGAAAAAGCTTGGTTTGCAAACCAAACCGGCTTCGCAGGCACTGGGTCAAAAGGGCCTCAAGGGCCGTGGTACACCGCTTAGGTTGGCCATTGCCCTCTTGGTCCAGCATCCGGCGTTGGGACAGGGTTTACCCAAGCAACCGGCGTTGGAGCACCTTAAGATGGCAGGTATAGAATTACTTAACCTGCTGTTGGAATTGACCCGGCCGCAAGCCATTAACAGCGCACAGCTGCTTGAGCAGTTCAGGGAGAGCGAACACTGGAATCCCCTGAAAAAACTGGCCCAGTGGGAACATCAGGTAGCAGACGAGAACTTGCAGCAGGAATTCCGAAAAGCGCTGATTTGGTTGAACAACCAATATATAGAACAGCGCTACCAGGAGTTGAGCATGAAACCCGACCTGACCAGGGAAGAAAAGCTGCAACTCCAAAAGCTTATCACTGTGATGAAGGGCTTGAAGTGA
- a CDS encoding Lpp/OprI family alanine-zipper lipoprotein: MKKVLLIAGVAMTALLGGCANTTALEESVANLGNKVDQLSAEVSSLKASQGEIAADAKAAKAAAMDAQAEAKRANDRLDNVASRYKK, encoded by the coding sequence ATGAAAAAAGTACTGCTGATTGCTGGTGTTGCTATGACTGCTCTGCTGGGTGGCTGTGCCAACACTACCGCTCTGGAAGAAAGCGTTGCTAACCTGGGCAACAAAGTTGACCAACTGTCAGCTGAAGTTAGCTCTCTGAAAGCTTCTCAAGGTGAAATCGCTGCCGATGCAAAAGCTGCCAAAGCTGCTGCTATGGACGCTCAAGCCGAAGCCAAGCGCGCCAACGACCGTCTTGACAACGTTGCTTCTCGCTACAAGAAGTAA
- the rpsU gene encoding 30S ribosomal protein S21 encodes MPIIKVRENEPFDVALRRFKRSCEKAGILADVRAREFYEKPTTARKRAKAAAVKRLAKKLSRENARRVRLY; translated from the coding sequence ATGCCAATTATTAAAGTACGTGAAAACGAACCATTCGACGTAGCTCTGCGTCGTTTCAAGCGCTCTTGTGAAAAAGCAGGTATCCTGGCTGACGTGCGTGCTCGTGAATTCTACGAGAAGCCAACTACTGCCCGTAAGCGCGCCAAGGCCGCTGCAGTTAAGCGTCTGGCCAAGAAGCTTTCTCGCGAAAACGCACGTCGCGTACGTTTATACTAA
- a CDS encoding undecaprenyl-diphosphate phosphatase, with product MDTLQVIILALIQGLTEFLPISSSAHLILPAQLLGWEDQGLSFDVAVNTGSLLAVVIYFRHELWAMAKAWTLSIFKRELCAESKLAWWIILATLPAIFFGFAAKDFIATHLRSAAVIAVTTVVFGLLLWWADKKGVRQLNEYQSGWRKALFIGFAQALALIPGTSRSGITMTAGLMLGLTREAAARFSFLMSVPVSLGAAILVTRDLLKSPDAVDVQALTLGTAISFVAAYACIHYFLKIISRMGMTPFVIYRLALGAVLCGFIFL from the coding sequence ATGGATACCCTACAGGTTATTATTCTTGCCCTCATTCAGGGTCTGACCGAATTTTTGCCGATTTCCAGCTCGGCCCATCTGATTTTGCCGGCGCAGCTGCTGGGATGGGAGGATCAGGGCCTGTCCTTTGATGTGGCGGTCAACACCGGCTCCTTGTTGGCTGTGGTGATCTATTTCCGTCACGAACTGTGGGCCATGGCCAAAGCCTGGACCCTGAGCATCTTCAAGCGTGAACTGTGCGCCGAGAGTAAGTTGGCCTGGTGGATCATTCTCGCCACCCTGCCGGCGATTTTCTTTGGCTTTGCCGCTAAAGATTTTATCGCCACCCATCTGCGCAGCGCTGCTGTTATTGCCGTGACAACCGTGGTCTTTGGCCTGTTGCTGTGGTGGGCAGATAAGAAGGGCGTCAGGCAGCTAAATGAATACCAATCCGGTTGGCGCAAGGCCCTGTTTATCGGTTTTGCCCAGGCGTTAGCCTTGATCCCGGGCACCTCTCGCTCAGGTATCACCATGACCGCCGGTCTGATGCTGGGCCTGACCCGAGAAGCGGCGGCGCGTTTTTCCTTCCTGATGTCTGTGCCCGTCAGTCTCGGTGCCGCCATACTGGTGACCAGGGATCTGCTCAAAAGCCCCGATGCTGTGGATGTACAGGCGCTGACCCTGGGCACGGCGATTTCTTTTGTGGCGGCCTATGCCTGTATCCACTATTTTCTGAAAATCATCAGCCGCATGGGGATGACCCCCTTTGTTATCTATCGCCTGGCACTGGGTGCCGTGCTGTGCGGCTTTATATTCCTGTGA
- the folK gene encoding 2-amino-4-hydroxy-6-hydroxymethyldihydropteridine diphosphokinase, with amino-acid sequence MARIYISVGSNINPQHYVREARRLLAEVFGELSLSPVYESEAVGFDGGHFLNLVIGADTDLDVAQVVAQCKRIELEQGRDPQARKFSSRTLDLDLLLYDQCVCTVPVELPRAEIVKNAFVLWPLADLAPETQHPLTGLSFAAMWQAFDKQSQKLWPIDFNWN; translated from the coding sequence ATGGCAAGGATTTATATCAGCGTCGGCAGCAACATCAATCCACAGCACTATGTGCGTGAGGCACGTCGTTTGCTGGCCGAGGTTTTCGGCGAGCTTAGCTTGTCGCCCGTATATGAAAGTGAAGCGGTTGGCTTTGACGGCGGTCACTTCCTTAATCTGGTGATAGGTGCCGACACAGATCTTGATGTCGCCCAGGTGGTGGCCCAATGCAAACGCATTGAGCTGGAGCAGGGCCGGGATCCGCAGGCGCGCAAATTCAGCTCCCGCACCCTGGATCTCGACCTCCTGCTTTACGATCAATGTGTGTGTACCGTACCGGTGGAACTGCCGCGGGCCGAGATAGTCAAAAACGCATTCGTGCTTTGGCCGCTGGCGGATCTCGCTCCCGAAACCCAGCATCCCCTCACGGGACTGAGTTTTGCCGCCATGTGGCAGGCATTTGATAAACAAAGCCAAAAATTGTGGCCGATAGACTTTAACTGGAACTGA
- the folB gene encoding dihydroneopterin aldolase, producing the protein MDKVLIRELRIDTVIGIYDWEKQIHQSLLLDLDMAWDNRLPGSTDDYRHALCYETVSKRIVELVTAQPIELIETVAEMTANCLMTEFGVLWVKVRVMKPGAVPSATAVGVEIERGHC; encoded by the coding sequence ATGGATAAAGTGCTGATCCGTGAGTTGCGCATAGACACAGTCATAGGCATCTACGACTGGGAAAAGCAGATCCACCAGAGTCTGTTGTTGGATTTGGATATGGCCTGGGATAACCGTTTACCCGGCAGCACAGATGATTACCGCCATGCCCTGTGCTACGAAACAGTCTCCAAGCGCATAGTCGAGCTGGTGACGGCCCAGCCCATCGAACTTATCGAGACGGTGGCCGAGATGACCGCCAATTGTCTGATGACAGAGTTCGGGGTGCTGTGGGTCAAGGTGCGGGTGATGAAGCCCGGCGCCGTACCCTCGGCCACCGCCGTTGGGGTTGAAATCGAGCGCGGCCATTGCTGA
- a CDS encoding multifunctional CCA addition/repair protein, producing the protein MKRFLVGGAVRDALLGLPVKDRDYMVVGATVEEMLAAGFRQVGKDFPVFLHPQTQEEYALARTERKTGSGYNGFSCHASPEVTLEEDLQRRDLTINAIAQDEQGKLHDPWGGIKDIETRLLRHVSAAFVEDPLRVLRVARFAARFAPQGFKVAPETMALMATIAASGELEALTAERVWQELERALATEAPQVFFEVLKDCGALEVLFPEIHALFGVPQPERWHPEIDTGVHTLMVLAQAARLSDDKTVRFAALVHDLGKAVTPSELWPKHHGHGQKGLPLIRKMCERLRIPNEYRDLALLVSDQHQNLHQAFELRAETLVKIFDMADLWRKPERLEQLLLSCEADMRGRTGFEDQPYPQGEYVRQCFTIARQVEVKNIISAGFEGAKIKAELQRQRVRQISQFKTVKNIVQSSGHPPII; encoded by the coding sequence GTGAAACGATTTTTGGTCGGCGGTGCCGTCCGCGATGCCCTGCTGGGTCTGCCGGTGAAAGACAGGGATTATATGGTGGTGGGTGCCACTGTGGAGGAGATGCTGGCGGCAGGTTTTCGCCAGGTGGGCAAGGATTTCCCCGTGTTCCTGCATCCGCAAACTCAGGAGGAATATGCCCTCGCCCGCACCGAGCGCAAAACCGGCAGCGGCTACAACGGCTTTAGCTGCCATGCCAGCCCCGAGGTGACACTGGAAGAGGACCTGCAACGGCGGGACCTGACCATCAATGCCATAGCCCAGGACGAGCAAGGTAAATTGCATGATCCCTGGGGCGGCATTAAGGACATAGAAACCAGATTGCTGCGCCACGTGTCGGCGGCCTTTGTGGAAGACCCGCTGCGGGTACTGCGGGTCGCCCGCTTCGCCGCCCGTTTCGCGCCCCAGGGTTTTAAGGTTGCCCCGGAGACCATGGCACTGATGGCCACCATAGCCGCCAGCGGCGAGCTGGAAGCTTTGACCGCCGAACGGGTGTGGCAGGAACTGGAGCGGGCGCTGGCCACAGAAGCCCCCCAAGTCTTTTTCGAGGTACTGAAGGACTGTGGTGCCCTGGAGGTTCTGTTTCCGGAAATTCATGCCCTTTTTGGCGTCCCTCAGCCCGAGCGCTGGCACCCGGAGATTGACACGGGCGTTCACACCCTGATGGTGCTGGCCCAGGCGGCCAGGCTCAGCGATGACAAAACGGTGCGTTTTGCCGCCCTGGTGCACGACTTGGGTAAGGCCGTCACCCCCAGTGAACTCTGGCCCAAGCACCATGGCCACGGTCAAAAGGGGCTGCCTTTGATAAGGAAGATGTGCGAGCGCCTGCGGATCCCCAACGAGTACCGGGACCTGGCCCTGCTGGTCAGCGACCAACATCAGAATCTGCATCAGGCCTTCGAACTCAGAGCCGAGACCCTGGTGAAGATTTTCGATATGGCCGATCTCTGGCGTAAACCTGAGCGACTGGAGCAGCTATTGCTGTCCTGTGAGGCCGATATGCGTGGCCGGACCGGCTTCGAAGATCAGCCCTATCCCCAGGGCGAATATGTGCGCCAATGTTTTACTATCGCCCGTCAGGTTGAGGTAAAAAATATCATTTCAGCCGGTTTTGAAGGGGCGAAAATTAAGGCCGAATTACAGCGCCAAAGAGTGAGACAAATATCACAGTTCAAGACGGTGAAAAATATTGTGCAAAGTAGCGGGCATCCGCCCATAATTTGA
- the tsaD gene encoding tRNA (adenosine(37)-N6)-threonylcarbamoyltransferase complex transferase subunit TsaD: MRVLGIETSCDETGIAIYDDQLGLLSHTLYSQVKLHADYGGVVPELASRDHVRKIVPLIREALKNADTRIEDLDGICFTKGPGLIGALLVGACVGRALAYAWNLPAVGVHHMEGHLLAPMLEDEAPEFPFVALLVSGGHSMLVKVDGIGQYEVLGESIDDAAGEAFDKTAKLMGLDYPGGPRLAKLAASGLPSHYKFPRPMTDRPGLDFSFSGLKTFVANTIAAEPDDPQTRANIARAFEEAVVDTLAIKCRRALEQTGYKRLVIAGGVSANLRLRAGLAELMQKLGGKVYYPRGEFCTDNGAMIAYAGLQRLKAGQVEDLAVKGQPRWPLDSLPAV, encoded by the coding sequence ATGCGGGTTCTGGGTATTGAGACTTCCTGTGACGAAACGGGAATAGCCATATATGACGATCAACTGGGATTGCTGTCGCACACCTTGTACAGCCAGGTTAAACTGCACGCCGATTACGGCGGTGTGGTGCCGGAGTTGGCCTCCAGGGATCATGTGCGCAAAATTGTGCCGCTTATCCGTGAGGCGCTGAAAAACGCCGACACCCGTATCGAAGATCTCGATGGCATCTGCTTTACCAAGGGGCCGGGTCTTATCGGTGCCCTGTTGGTGGGTGCCTGTGTTGGCCGTGCCCTGGCCTATGCCTGGAACCTGCCGGCGGTAGGCGTGCATCACATGGAAGGCCATTTGCTCGCGCCCATGCTGGAAGACGAGGCGCCTGAGTTTCCCTTTGTGGCACTGCTGGTGTCCGGCGGTCACTCCATGTTGGTGAAGGTGGATGGCATTGGCCAGTATGAAGTGCTGGGCGAGTCCATTGACGATGCCGCCGGTGAAGCCTTCGACAAAACCGCCAAGCTGATGGGCCTGGATTATCCCGGAGGCCCAAGACTGGCCAAGCTTGCCGCCTCTGGATTGCCGTCTCATTATAAATTTCCCCGTCCCATGACAGACAGACCGGGACTGGATTTCAGCTTTTCAGGCCTCAAGACCTTTGTGGCCAACACCATAGCCGCCGAGCCCGATGATCCGCAGACCCGCGCCAATATCGCCCGCGCCTTTGAAGAAGCCGTGGTGGATACCCTGGCCATCAAGTGTCGCCGCGCCCTGGAGCAGACGGGTTACAAGCGTCTGGTCATCGCCGGTGGTGTGAGCGCCAACCTGAGACTGAGGGCCGGGCTGGCCGAGCTGATGCAAAAACTCGGTGGCAAGGTGTACTACCCCAGGGGGGAATTCTGTACCGATAATGGCGCCATGATTGCCTATGCGGGGCTGCAGCGGCTCAAGGCCGGTCAGGTGGAAGATCTCGCGGTCAAGGGCCAACCCCGCTGGCCCCTGGACAGCCTGCCTGCGGTCTGA
- the rpoD gene encoding RNA polymerase sigma factor RpoD encodes MDHTPQSQLKLLLAKGKEQGYLTYAEVNDHLPADMVDSDQIEDIIQMINDMGIRVYEEAPDADEMMMSEDNTDEDAAEEAAAALATVESELGRTTDPVRMYMREMGTVELLTREGEIVIAKRIEEGINTVQSSVAEYPQAIAMILEQFDQYEADGLRLSDIISGFVNPDEDDVAPTATHIGSDLSEDELEDEDDVDDEDEDEEGGDSDDDGAKGPDPEEARERFSALRTAYETALKVIDAKGREHPEATKALFELGEIFKEFRLVPKQFDRLVKSMREMMDRVRVQERLIMKLCVEQAKMPKKNFVKLFTGNETDLTWFNKEIAASRAYSGDLKMVEDDVLRCRSKLESIEGETGLSIAAIKDINRRMSIGEAKARRAKKEMVEANLRLVISIAKKYTNRGLQFLDLIQEGNIGLMKAVDKFEYRRGYKFSTYATWWIRQAITRSIADQARTIRIPVHMIETINKLNRISRQMLQEMGREPSPEELAERMMMPEDKIRKVLKIAKEPISMETPIGDDEDSHLGDFIEDTTLELPLDSATSESLKQATHEVLAGLTAREAKVLRMRFGIDMNTDHTLEEVGKQFDVTRERIRQIEAKALRKLRHPSRSEILKSFLDE; translated from the coding sequence ATGGATCATACTCCGCAGTCGCAACTCAAATTGTTGCTCGCCAAAGGTAAAGAGCAAGGTTATTTAACCTATGCAGAAGTGAATGACCACTTGCCTGCAGATATGGTCGACTCCGACCAGATCGAAGATATTATCCAGATGATCAATGACATGGGTATCCGCGTATACGAAGAAGCGCCGGATGCCGATGAAATGATGATGTCGGAAGACAACACCGACGAAGATGCGGCCGAAGAAGCGGCCGCCGCCCTGGCGACGGTGGAGAGCGAGCTTGGTCGCACCACGGATCCCGTGCGCATGTACATGCGTGAAATGGGTACTGTGGAACTGCTGACCCGCGAAGGCGAAATTGTGATCGCCAAGCGCATTGAGGAAGGTATCAATACGGTACAAAGCTCGGTGGCCGAATATCCCCAGGCCATCGCCATGATCCTGGAACAATTCGACCAGTACGAGGCCGATGGCCTGCGTCTGTCAGACATCATCTCCGGCTTTGTGAATCCGGATGAAGACGATGTTGCCCCGACCGCCACCCACATAGGTTCAGATCTGTCCGAAGATGAACTGGAAGATGAAGACGATGTGGATGATGAAGATGAGGATGAAGAAGGCGGCGACAGCGACGACGATGGCGCCAAGGGACCTGATCCCGAGGAAGCCCGCGAGCGTTTCAGTGCCCTGCGTACCGCCTACGAAACTGCTCTCAAGGTCATAGACGCCAAGGGCCGTGAACATCCTGAAGCCACCAAGGCGCTGTTTGAGCTGGGTGAAATCTTCAAGGAATTCCGCCTGGTACCCAAACAGTTCGACCGTCTGGTCAAGAGCATGCGCGAAATGATGGACCGTGTCCGCGTTCAGGAACGTCTGATCATGAAGCTGTGCGTCGAACAGGCCAAGATGCCGAAGAAGAACTTCGTCAAGCTGTTCACCGGCAATGAAACCGACCTGACCTGGTTCAACAAGGAAATCGCCGCCAGCCGTGCTTACTCGGGCGATCTGAAAATGGTGGAAGACGACGTACTGCGCTGCCGCAGCAAGCTGGAGTCCATTGAGGGCGAAACCGGCCTGTCCATTGCCGCCATCAAGGACATCAACCGTCGCATGAGCATAGGTGAGGCCAAGGCCCGCCGTGCCAAGAAGGAAATGGTGGAAGCCAACCTGCGTCTGGTGATCTCCATCGCCAAGAAGTACACCAACCGTGGTTTGCAATTCCTTGACCTGATCCAGGAAGGCAACATAGGCCTGATGAAGGCCGTGGACAAGTTCGAATACCGTCGTGGTTACAAGTTCTCCACCTATGCGACCTGGTGGATCCGTCAGGCCATTACCCGCTCCATCGCGGATCAGGCCCGCACCATTCGTATTCCGGTGCACATGATTGAGACCATCAACAAGCTCAATCGCATCAGCCGCCAAATGCTGCAGGAAATGGGCCGTGAGCCGTCTCCGGAAGAACTGGCCGAGCGCATGATGATGCCGGAAGACAAGATCCGCAAGGTGCTGAAGATAGCCAAAGAGCCTATCTCCATGGAAACCCCAATCGGTGACGATGAAGATTCGCATCTGGGTGACTTTATCGAGGACACCACCCTCGAACTGCCACTGGACAGCGCCACCAGCGAAAGCCTGAAGCAGGCCACCCACGAAGTGCTCGCCGGCCTGACCGCCCGTGAGGCCAAGGTGCTGCGTATGCGTTTCGGTATCGACATGAACACAGACCACACCCTTGAGGAAGTGGGCAAGCAGTTCGACGTGACCCGTGAGCGTATTCGTCAGATTGAAGCCAAGGCCCTGCGCAAGCTGCGCCACCCAAGCCGCTCGGAAATACTCAAGTCCTTCCTGGACGAGTAA
- a CDS encoding GatB/YqeY domain-containing protein: MSLTEQLKDEMKQALVAKDKARLGTIRLALAAIKQIEVDTRETLTDEQVLAVLTKMVKQRRDSIAQYEAAGRSDLAEVEAAEIKVIEAFLPTPLTEEEIASLIDATIAEVGAASIADMGKVMGALKPKVQGRADLGAIGPRIRAKLQ; encoded by the coding sequence ATGAGCCTGACAGAACAGCTTAAAGACGAAATGAAACAGGCACTTGTTGCTAAAGACAAGGCTCGCCTGGGCACTATTCGTCTGGCCCTTGCCGCCATCAAGCAGATTGAAGTGGATACCCGCGAAACTCTGACCGATGAGCAAGTACTGGCTGTACTGACCAAGATGGTCAAGCAGCGCCGCGACTCCATAGCCCAATATGAGGCAGCGGGTCGCAGCGATTTGGCTGAGGTGGAAGCAGCGGAAATCAAGGTCATTGAAGCTTTCCTGCCTACACCGCTCACCGAGGAAGAAATTGCCTCGCTGATCGACGCCACTATCGCTGAAGTCGGTGCCGCCTCTATCGCGGACATGGGCAAAGTAATGGGAGCACTGAAGCCGAAAGTGCAGGGACGCGCAGATTTGGGAGCCATAGGCCCCCGAATTCGTGCCAAACTGCAGTAA